One Cupriavidus taiwanensis LMG 19424 DNA segment encodes these proteins:
- a CDS encoding Bug family tripartite tricarboxylate transporter substrate binding protein — MQFTSRRVLTALAGLLMACTGAHAASPYPVKPIRVIVPFPAGGGTDIIAREVTNTVAKSTGWVFVVENKPGSGGNLGIDAAAKAPADGYTIAMGQTSNLAINPSLYERLPYDPLKDLAPISLVASAPLVLVTHVNAPYKTMKDVIQAARAKPASLNFASPGNGTVAHLGGEQLQSTAKVKFTHVPYKGAAQAVNDLMGGQVDLYMASVPTLLGHIKNNKLRPLAVTSAKRVPDLPQVPTVAESGYPGFETATWFGFVAPAATPKDIIARLNAEFNKALQSPALARKLNEQGASVLVGTPEAFTTLIRQDIARWAAVVKASGAKLD; from the coding sequence ATGCAGTTCACCTCCCGCCGTGTCCTCACGGCCCTTGCCGGCCTGCTGATGGCCTGCACCGGCGCCCATGCCGCGTCGCCCTATCCGGTCAAGCCCATCCGCGTCATCGTGCCGTTTCCCGCTGGTGGGGGCACCGACATTATTGCGCGCGAGGTGACCAATACCGTGGCGAAGTCGACGGGATGGGTCTTTGTCGTGGAGAACAAGCCGGGTTCGGGCGGCAACCTCGGCATCGACGCGGCGGCCAAGGCGCCGGCCGATGGCTACACCATCGCCATGGGGCAGACCAGCAACCTTGCCATCAATCCCTCGCTGTACGAGCGGCTGCCGTATGACCCGCTGAAGGACCTGGCACCGATCAGCCTGGTCGCATCCGCGCCGCTGGTGCTGGTGACGCACGTCAACGCACCGTACAAGACGATGAAGGACGTCATCCAGGCCGCCCGGGCCAAACCGGCATCGCTGAATTTCGCCTCGCCCGGTAATGGCACCGTCGCCCACCTTGGCGGCGAGCAGCTGCAAAGCACCGCGAAAGTCAAATTCACCCATGTCCCGTACAAGGGCGCCGCGCAGGCGGTCAACGACCTGATGGGCGGGCAGGTGGACCTGTACATGGCGTCCGTGCCGACGCTGCTCGGCCACATCAAGAACAACAAGCTGCGGCCGCTGGCCGTGACGTCGGCGAAGCGCGTGCCGGACCTGCCCCAGGTTCCGACCGTGGCCGAGTCCGGCTATCCCGGCTTCGAGACCGCGACCTGGTTCGGCTTTGTCGCGCCTGCCGCGACACCGAAGGACATCATCGCGCGGCTCAATGCCGAGTTCAACAAGGCGCTCCAGTCCCCGGCGCTCGCCAGGAAGCTGAACGAACAAGGCGCCTCGGTGCTGGTGGGGACGCCGGAAGCCTTCACCACGCTGATCAGACAGGACATTGCACGCTGGGCCGCCGTCGTCAAGGCCTCTGGCGCCAAGCTGGATTGA
- a CDS encoding IclR family transcriptional regulator: MNPKSAPTDASAAEEGSGAVIAVTRALRVLEAFGVNDPQLSLAELSRRTGIHKTTVLRLARTLAADNYLVQKDDGNWRLGRAAGWLGACYQATFNVQEVVEPVLRELTIKTGESASFYVREGQQRTCLVRVEGPQAIRHHVRIGAALPLDSGSPGRVILAFSGEPGELYEMIRRRGFHLSLGEREPEVSSVSAPVFGLHWRLLGSMCISGPTSRLGEARLLELAQTVVDAANKLSYAMAGSQRPALHGERQPATWHP, encoded by the coding sequence ATGAACCCTAAAAGTGCTCCCACAGACGCCTCCGCCGCGGAAGAAGGCTCCGGCGCCGTGATCGCCGTGACGCGCGCGCTGCGCGTGCTCGAAGCCTTCGGCGTCAATGACCCGCAGCTGTCGCTGGCCGAACTGAGCCGGCGCACCGGCATCCACAAGACCACGGTGCTGCGGCTGGCCCGCACGCTGGCGGCGGACAACTACCTGGTGCAGAAAGACGACGGCAACTGGCGACTCGGACGCGCGGCCGGCTGGCTCGGCGCCTGCTACCAGGCCACCTTCAACGTCCAGGAAGTCGTGGAGCCCGTGTTGCGGGAACTGACCATCAAGACCGGGGAAAGCGCTTCGTTCTACGTGCGCGAGGGCCAGCAGCGAACCTGCCTGGTCCGCGTAGAAGGCCCGCAGGCGATCCGCCATCACGTCAGGATCGGCGCGGCGCTGCCGCTGGACAGCGGCTCGCCGGGTCGGGTCATCCTGGCGTTTTCGGGCGAGCCGGGCGAGCTCTATGAAATGATCCGGCGGCGCGGCTTCCACCTGTCGCTCGGCGAGCGCGAGCCGGAGGTCTCCAGCGTGTCGGCACCGGTGTTCGGGCTGCACTGGCGCCTGCTGGGATCGATGTGCATTTCCGGGCCGACGTCCCGGCTTGGCGAAGCGCGGCTGCTGGAGCTGGCGCAGACCGTTGTCGACGCCGCGAACAAGCTTTCGTATGCCATGGCAGGCAGCCAGCGGCCCGCGCTGCACGGCGAACGCCAGCCGGCAACCTGGCATCCCTGA
- a CDS encoding RraA family protein encodes MTLPNIIKSFERVPAAVVERAARFQPAILSDVGGRRGALHGRIRALRPTMKVAGPAFTVEVRPGDNLMIHAALALAQPGDVLVVDGKGDQTSALMGTIMMHAARQRGLAGVVIDGAVRDSLELEDMQFPVFSVGTNPNGPTKEVGGRIGHPISVGGVTVNPGDYICGDADGLVVVERDKIEALLDAAASKEEAEVRRIAQIKEGNTNAPWLLASLVTAGVLKQGEAL; translated from the coding sequence ATGACCTTGCCCAACATCATCAAATCGTTCGAGCGCGTGCCCGCCGCCGTGGTCGAGCGTGCCGCCCGCTTCCAGCCGGCGATCCTGTCGGACGTCGGCGGACGCCGCGGCGCCCTGCATGGCCGCATCCGCGCCTTGCGTCCGACCATGAAAGTTGCCGGCCCCGCCTTCACCGTGGAAGTCCGTCCCGGCGACAACCTGATGATCCACGCAGCGCTGGCGCTGGCGCAGCCTGGCGATGTCCTGGTGGTGGACGGCAAGGGCGACCAGACCTCCGCGCTGATGGGAACGATCATGATGCATGCCGCCCGCCAGCGCGGGCTGGCCGGTGTCGTCATCGACGGCGCCGTGCGCGACAGCCTGGAACTGGAGGACATGCAGTTCCCCGTCTTTTCCGTGGGCACCAATCCCAATGGCCCGACCAAGGAAGTCGGCGGCCGCATCGGGCACCCCATTTCCGTCGGCGGCGTGACGGTGAACCCGGGCGACTATATCTGCGGCGATGCCGACGGCCTGGTCGTGGTGGAGCGCGACAAGATCGAAGCGCTGCTCGATGCCGCGGCCAGCAAGGAAGAGGCCGAAGTCCGGCGCATCGCGCAGATCAAGGAGGGCAACACCAACGCGCCGTGGCTGCTGGCGTCGCTGGTGACGGCCGGCGTGCTGAAGCAGGGAGAAGCCCTGTGA